The window TGTTGATTGAacaatatgcttttttttattccactgtGGATTAAGCGGACAATTGtaggcacctgtgaggtgggggcgTTCCCCGAGGTGGCCTATCAGCCGCCAAACTGACTTAAGGGAGATAGTGAGCGCAAAGACTGAAAGAGAGACACACAAAAAGTgaagagctggaaacaaaaCGTGTGCAAGCCAGCATATGAAAAGAAGGACCTCCGGCCTGACTGTGGGGCGCCACGAGACATTCGGCGATCGGCCAGCATAACCCGGCGATCCAGTCCCGACGGACAGAATAGCGACCGTGGGAGGCGACGCGTGAAATCCACAGTAGGGCAGGGGTACGCCTCTGCCTGCATCTGTGAGTATCGCTTTCCCACTGTTGGGCGCTAGGCGTAGCTTTGCCGGGGAAGGGTAACAGCGGCTGCGCCGACAACGTTGCTGGCCCGTGTCTGTTGTTTCAGGGCGGAGCTACGAGGGAGGCCGTGCGCGGGTGTGGAGAGTGGCTGGACTGCACGATCGCGCACAGTCAGGTGGAGATAGGAGCCTCCTCCCTGGTCTTCTGCTGGCGAGATTCCCCATCCCGGAAGAGgagttcctctcctgtctctttCAGCTCAGGagaatttgggggggggggagtttttAGCATAgggaaaaacattcatttagctttgtgtttttagtgtttAATCATTCCTGCCGGCCGGGTTTTTAGCGGGTTGTAAACACTATTTTTATTGTATACGGGGATTTTAGCTTGTATTTGGGGTTCTGACCGTGTTTTatcctgaaaataaatggtgtgtttgaagccagctaaaTTTCTGTGCTCTGAGCGCTGACCCACTCACTCCCCTTTCTGCTTGTATGTATACAGACGTGGTGGTGAAGATTTAGGTCCACCAGTTTAGCGGCTACATAATTGGTgtgttgtgttgtcttgtgtagtcgtTCTGTTGTGTagtcgttttgttttgtgtgtcagtgagggcACTAATGAATGTCACAAAGGCACATTTGCAATGTAAACACTCTCACTAAGTAGAAAACCAgtggagtgatacatctcctgttgtcaagCCTGCTGGTTTATCTTTGTggtgttctcctctgtcttttggtgggaaaacatttttttactggcACACATAATTtgtgacacctgattgttctctcattttagttttagtaatatttttaagttgttgtacaaaataaaattaaaaaaaccccGGCAGATGTATTGgttgcatttttagataaatagttgtatattattacaaaatgtacaatttatatttgcatttcaagttataaaaaattactcaacatgtctgtgtgtttttgtacaataaaaaaaaaatactaccaggattttaagttctttgtgtgatttcagatcagtaatactaatgcagtatgtcagtgaaaaaacaactaaattaaGTTGcttgctgaaaagaatgataccaaagaaggcaagggggaaaaaataaaatgaaacaatttgaGGGTGAAATACAAACGTAAACTCTAAAGGAGTAAAAAAAAGACCGGTTGTATTTCAGACCTCAGTGGGTTAAAtcaacaaatcatgaaaaaatAGATTAAATTTATGTTCAcgacagtgcagatttctgacattttgtgtaaattAAGCATGTAACAATGTGattgttttctaacaaaaaacagtgtgaaacttaagttagacttgtgtttgtaattGAACCGCCCCGTGTTGTGTATGTAACCCACATTTGAGTATGGCTTAGATAAAATATGCCAGAATGAGAAAAGAATCATTAATCTAAGCAGCACACTTCATTTATAATGAATAAACCATAGGTGCAGCAGTTAAGGAGTTAACTGTTCTGGTTTAGACACGTGTTACTCTAGGCCAATGAGCTGCTGAAACGTGGTACAGGCTCCGCCTGCCGCCCCTGCCTAGGAGGACACagatttttctcttctctctttttcgCTAGCAAACCTTCCATGAGCAAGCTAGTGAGGAAACGAGACACGGCGAATTATTGAGACAAGGTATGAAAAAGAGTAATATAAGCGGAGAGTTAGCATTCACCGTTTACTAAAActattttattgtttgtatATTGCTAAGACGAGTAATTAGCTGGTTCTTTTTACATTGCTTAGTCGAGAAAGGTCGGGAGTTAGAGACGACGCCATTTCATCGGTCGTGCGCcatctcgcgctgctccgtctTTCTAATTCTGAGATCGGTGAGCAAAGTATTTTACTTGTTCATTATTTATCGGTGTTTCATGAATGCCTTGCAAGTAAAATTTTTCCAGTGTTTAATGATAATTGTTTAGGAATGTTCTGTAGGAAACTTTGTTCAATTTACTGAAACCCAGTAGTTGAAGCGAATGTGTGAATTGTGATTTTATGAGGAACTTAATATGTCCCATGACACTGTCGTTgacaggtcaggtttttttttgttgtttggttttgtttttttgtttctttggtttgtATCTTCCTGGTGCATTCCAACGGATCCTGAAATTGATGGCGTTGAAGGACCAATTGACTTTGTTCTGTCCTGCACATCAGAGTGTGGTAGGCCAGatgcaacaaaacagaaacacatcacGCCATTTTGTACTAGTAGTCCCCCTTCTTCACATACATCCCTCTGGACTCGCAGGTGGGTTGTTATAAGGACTTGGGTTCACGGACTCTGTACATTCCATAAATGTGAACAAAAGTGAGTGTGAGCGGTTGGAAATAACCCTCCAGCTGATTAACTGTTGCTAATTGTAATGAAATCTGTGAAAATGCAAGTAAGTGTTAACATTTATATGCTGATGATTGAAATTGTGGTTCATTGTTGGATGTGAACTGTACTTCTAGAAAGGGTGCACCCAGGTAAGATTTTTTTCTCATCGAGTGATTACTGTGATTTTGCCAAAAGGTATCATTGAGAGAGTACTGGTACCGAAAGGGAataatttaatttgtaaatgtTTTGTATGTTTATCATAATGTTCTGTTGTttctaaatgaaaagaaaaatacaactcCGGTAACTTTTCAAAACTCGCGGTTGTCTGAGTCTCATTCAGTTCGCCTCTCCTGTACGTAGCCGAACCTACTGGTCCAAATCATTGAGCTCTTTGGTGTCAAATTTGGGTGACGTGCCGTTTTTGATCTGGGAGTATTCGAAACACGCACATGAGTGTTACAGttggcgagccagccaggagttATTGTGAAACTGCATGAGACTCATCTTATTAAGTATTACAACGATAAGAAACAATCAAAACCGAGTTTGACAAAATGGACGTAGTACTTAAAGAGGCAATTAAAATCCCTAACGCAGTAATCATAAAAGGGCTTACTAACAGCGACCTCGATGAAGAAGTAGCTATTTACCTGGGGAAAAACGGTTCAGTTAGCCGCCACATCCGTATAGATGATCCGCATTCTGAATTTCACAGGCAGATGATAGCTGAGTTCAATCATGCCAGTGCAATGGATACTTTGAATCCCCTTTTGCCACAGACTATCCAAAGTTCTGCTCAGCCTGAAGTCACGTTTGAGATTAGGAGTTTAACTGAGGTGTATGCAGCGAATGCAAGGAATGTCACCAGAGCATACATGAGACAACTGTCTGAAATGGCCAATCTTAGTGGCCACTCGCTAGAAAACATGCCCAAAGAGGGGCTAGCTAACTTAAACGCGCCCCCTCTATCCTCTCAGCCTACAGTTTCTCCCCCTGTTAACAGAGGCGAGACAAGGTTGCATGCACAGGGTGACCATTCCCCCAGCCAACCTGCTGCCGATTTCTCACAGTCTACGGATTCGATTCCAATCTTAAATCAAAACCTGATCGATCTTGACTCACCGACCCAGTTCCATCCCACACTTGAGCTTAACCCGCCCAATGTCCGGCGGGTGGTAGTTGAACATGTGGTGCGCAGTAGTGAAGTTTCTTCACACTCGCCCATGCCGAGTAGGATTAGAGCTTTCTCTGGGCGCATTCCCCGCCCTAACAGTGAAGCTGATTACGACGCCTGGCGCACAAGTGTTGAAGTCCTCATGAGTGATCCAGCCGTTTCTGACTTGAACTGCACACAGAGGATACTTGACAGTCTTCTGTCGCCTGCCACAGACGCCACTAAGCATTTAGGTCCAAATGCTAGACCCTCTGAGTACCTGAGAGTACTCGATTCTGCGTTTGGAGCCGTCGAAGATGGCGACGAGCTCTATGCGCGATTCATGAACACACTACAGAATGAAGGAGAAAGACCATCAGCCTATTTGCAAAGGTTACATGTCTGTTTGACCAAAGCAATGCGACGAGGAGGTGTCGATGTGTCGGATTTTGACAAGCAATTGTTAAAGCAATTTCTTCGTGGCTGTTGGGAGGACAGTCTCATCAGTGACCTCCAGCTAGGACAAAGAAAAGAGAGCCCACCTTTGTTCTCTGAGCTACTCTTGCTTCTACGCACGGAAGAGGACAAGCAAGCCTCAAAAGTCCGTCGTATGAGACAACATCTTGGTCAGAGCAAACCTGGCCCTAGTAATCCAAAGCACTGGGCCATGTCAAATGTACAAACAGCAAGTAGCTGTGAGTCTGACCTCGATGTGTTAAAGAAACAAATTGCTGATTTGAGTGCACAACTTAACAGTTGGAAAATAGAAAGCCAAAAGCAAAATCAGCCCAAGCACTCAAAGTCAAAGTGCCACACAGTTAATGCCAAAGTCGAAGTCTACCCCACGAAAAGGAAGGCTTCGACCACACAGAACTTTGCAAAAGCCAACGCAAAGCCGCGTCCTTGGTACTGCTTTCACTGTGGTGAGGACGGTCATATTGCCTCATCATGTGAAAACGAACCAAATCCATCCTTAGTGGCCACGAagagaaaacagctgaaagaaaGGCAATCTAGTTGGGAAGCATCAACTAGGGCCAGTGAGGAGCCGCCTTTAAACTAATCCCAGCCTCCAGTGTGGGACAAGTGGGGGCTGCCGGAGACAATTCTCGTCCCAAGCCACAACGTGCCTTTTCAAAGGAAGTTCAGTCAAAAGCGCCGTCTATACACCTCCCAAAGGGTTTGGTCGGAACCAAAACTTCTGCTACTGTCAACATCGCTGGCAGAGAAACGAACTGTCTTCTTGATACAGGGTCACAAGTGACAACCGTGCCTCAGAGTTTTTATGAGAAGCATCTCTCAGACTTGCCTATAAACCCGTTGGGCGATCTCCTAGACGTAGAGTGTGCAAACGGCCAATCTGTCCCTTATCTAGGTTATGTGGAACTCTCAATCACCTTTCCCAAGAACTTTGTGGGTTCGGATATTAGTGTTAATACCCTAGCATTAGTTATCCCCCCTCTGCGAGCCGAGGTGCGAGAgcagatccttttttttttttttttttttaaattaacaacaactttatttgtatttctgaACCATTTCTGAGAACATTtcaaatttgaaattgaatctGATGCTGTGTTGTTAATAACGAAACCACTTTCACAACATTTACAATTACACCTGAATGTTCAGGTCACTAAACTCTCGTTTCCTAGCATGTTGAAGATCCTGATGACAAACTCAGGGCGTATTCTTGTTTACCCAGCAGAGGGTGTCTGCGATGGCGGGGTCATTCACACTGATCCACGGCTCTGCTGGGAAGGTAGCGTGCACCAGAATCCCACTCCGGCAGGGGTCGAGGGGAGAAACCACAGCGTCTTGGGCATCAGGATCGGGGTTCAGAGCCTGTGGATTCAACAACTCCAACAGGCGTGCACAGGCCCAGTCCTTCTCACTGCGCTGGGTCTCCTCTGCTGGAGCCGAGGCGACAGATGTGCTGGAGCTGCTTGCCTCTTCATCCACCAAAGATTCAGCCTGACAGCTCTGAAGATTCTCAGCTCCTGGTTTCTCACTCATCAGAGGCAACACCTCAGCTTCCTGGGGAGCTGCCAGCTCGGAACTGCTGCCCGGCTTCATAAACTGTAGAAACCTGAACAGCTGATGGTTTTTTGTGAGGGCTGCAGCCAGAGACGAGTCTGCGTCGTCTGACGAGCTGCTCTCAGCTGCGTCTGAGCCGCTCCCTGactggctgtttggagacagctGTTGTTTTGTGACCACTGACCGATGTTCACCTCCAGCCTTCACCAGCTTGTGTTGTACAATCTGAGGAAGCAGGGAAGGAGCTGTAAGCCAATCAGCTGCCCCCCCAGCTTCAACCAGACTCTGCTGATCGGGAGGCGGTTGGGTTTGTGCTGTCGGCTTGGGGGAGACGCTCTGGGTTAAGATGCTGTAGGACAGCATCACAGGAAGTCGGTCTCCCTCCTCCAGGCCGTCGCCTGATTTTGTGCTGTAGTAGGCAAACCTCTTCGCCACCAAGTCGTCATTCACACAGATCTTGATGTCACCAACAGTCACGTAAAGCTTGATAGGGGTAGAGTCTGACTCAGGTTCAAGCAGCACGGCCTCCTTTAGAGTCGATGCTTGCAGCAGCTTGTGCAGGAAGAGCGTGGCAGAGCTGTCCCACCGAGCTGACGGTTTGAGCTCTGCCTTCTCCTCAAGCAGAGACACTCGCAGGGTTGTTGGTTTGATTCCCGCCAGGTGGAACTTTTGCACCCAGAAAGGCAGCTGAAGGAAGTTTTCCATTGCCAACCGGATCTGCTCTGAGGGGACGACGACTTTCTCTCCGTGGTCGACCAGAAAGCAACAAGCTTGACAGGAAACCGAGTCCACGAAGATCGACTCCACCACGGCCCGAAACCACGACTTCTTTACCGCCCAGTACACCACATACACCCGTCCTTCCTCCAACGACGTAGGCTTTAGCGTGCACACGTCCTGCGTGGTGTCGCGGTAGAAGAGGTTCATCTGAAAATGTAGCTTTTTGTAATGTTCTGAAGTCTCCACATCGCCGCTGAGACCCCAAATGGCACCCCAGAGACACGATGGGTTCTCCACCTTCAGAACAGATATTTTCACCATTTCTTTATTTCGTCAGTCCGAAAGCAGCGACACTGGAAGAAAACAGTCGGATTTAACAGATTTACCGTTTCTCGAACGCCAACTGTTTAAACTCGCTCCGTTTTACTGAAATGGACTACTTGCACTAACACTTCCGCGTTCTATGTAGAGCAGATCTTGATAGGTACAAATACCTTAGATGCCCTTTATGCTGACTTCCATGAGTCCAGTGCGAACTTTCAGCCCGTCCCCCATGGTTTCAGAACGCTCCTCAAAATCCTTGGAGTACGTCGAAAAGCCGCTAGCAATTGCAGCCTTGGGTGTGCAAAGTTAACGGGTAAAAAGCAAGCCGTGGTGGCGGCAGGGCAGACAGCAGTTTTAGAAGCTTCGGTGTACATTCCCAACTCCATTAATGAGAAATGTGCAGTTGTCGAATCATCATCAGATTTTCCCTTACCCAGTGGTTTGCTTGTCGTTAGCTTGatagcataattgcctaagtcatttttttgtgttttcggaaaacaagaaaaaactaaTTTTCTAAATATCACATGCATATTTTTAATTGATATTTTCACAGAACATTTAAGTATATGTGAGGAAAAGtatggaaaaagaacaaaacccaACATCATTTCTTTTGTCTAATAAAAGTGACTTAGGCAGATTATGCCTATGACTTAGGCAGTTTTTCTTCAAACTATAAAATGAACATGACATACTATAATGTAACCATAACACACTGTAACTTTTCAATTTTAATCACAAAATGGCAGCTAGAGTAAGGAGACTTACTCACTTCACCTCACCCACCCATTAATTTGCAGAGGAGGCCTGTAGGCTCATAAAAGAGGTGtgcgtgtgtctatgtgtgtttgtatctgtctgtgtgtgtttgtctctctcttctctctctttctcttcgtgtgcgtgtgtgtgtgtgtgtgtgtgtgtgtgtgtgtgtgtgtgtgtgcgtgcgtgtgtgtgtgtgtactattTGGTAGGCTATGTATACTACTGATGAGGAAGATCATCATAGTACTTGTGGGCCACTCTTGGTAGTACATTTTTCATTGACTGTAAGTCACTGTATTTCCTCAGGGTGATGGGCAACTGAGCAGGAAAGAGTGGGATCCACTTGAATGGCTTGTTGTCGGGTATGCTGATGCGCCGAGGCAGGTCTTCCCAGTCAGATTCAAAATCCAGCTTGTACCTGATCCGTCCATCAGTCAAGTACTGCAAAGCCCGGAGGTCATGGACTGTGGGGTCCCCAACTTTTTTGCCGGGTCGAATATTGGTGACATAGGTGCCAGATAACTTCATGAAGTCATTGTGGTATAGTTGAGTCACCCTGTATGGGGATGGATTAATGCGTGCAGCCTCAAAGATGACAACGTAATCTCGTGGAGTGTAAACGTCTTGCACAATGCGCCGTTCAATTAGACTGTGCATGGAGTCACACTCCATCTGTGTGTGGCCTGCAACTAGAAATTTCTGCTCAATGCTGACACCATGCTTCATGGCCAGGTAAAGGTAGGCGTTGCTGATGGTAGCACACCGGTTCTGATACCCGCAGCCATCACTCCAGACAATGACTTTCTCAATGTTTCTGTTGGCCTGTAGGACAGACTCAAAGTGGTTGGACTGCAGATGTGCAAAAACCTCACTGCTGAGGGAGCCTTCATGTTCTTCCCAAGCATAACAGTACCCATCTCTGTTGTTCATGTTGAAGCAGGTAAAGTTGTGCATCTGTAATTTAGTTTTGTAGTACATTGTACTTGCTTTTGTCTGGGGGCAAAGAAGAACGCGTTGAAGGTCCATTGTCCACACTGAAAGTGTGTCACTGGATTCATTTTTGTCTGCAGCCTTTTCAGCTTGAGCCTGACTCTTCAATCTCAAGTGTGTAGCAAGAGCATCCTCATCTGTATTTCCTACCTTGGCGCTTACACAGATGTCACATTGGTCTTTTTTTGGAATGAACACAGAGTAATCCTGCTCTCCAAAAACCTTCCGAAAGTATGTCTCACTCACAGCACGCTTTCCATTCTCATTGGCAGCATTCTGGTATTCCTTGTGAAGCTCTCTCAAAACTGTTCCTGGCTCCAGGAACTTCTTGTTCTGATAAGAGGGAACCTGGCGGCAGTAATGGGATGGGACTGTAGGTATTCCAGAGAGCCACTCTTTCAGGAAGGCCTGGTCTCCATCTGATATTGGCATATGAGGACCAGTCTTGTTGATCTTGGGGTTGGGCTGGGTATGAGTGTTGGGTTTCATGCCTGCAGTTAACCATGATCCAATGGTTCTCAGGGCAATACCAAGTGTGGAACAGAAAAGATTTTTGCACACAGGTATTTTGCATCTATCTGAGAGTTGCAGGTGGTATAGCAGAGATGTTGTTCTCCTTGAATCAACACCACCTTTCTTCTGTTTTATGGGCACATTTTCAACAACAGTCTGGATATACACCTTGCGTGTCTCCCAGGAAGGCATGGACCAGAAATTGTTGAAGATTCCTCTTCTCTCAACTTCAGTCAGTAGCTCACAACTTCTTTTCGTTGACTTGAAGCAGTGCTGTGATGTGCATGGTGGGCCCATGGCCTTTGGTGGTCTCTCCTGTCCCATTGTATTCTTGTAATTCTCTCCcttcagacgcttttctttgatGACATTTTTCTTCCACGTATGGGGCAGTGGACGCTTGTGACGAACAGCAGAAGTGCTGGGGGTTGGACTggcttcctctt is drawn from Maylandia zebra isolate NMK-2024a linkage group LG12, Mzebra_GT3a, whole genome shotgun sequence and contains these coding sequences:
- the LOC112433198 gene encoding uncharacterized protein LOC112433198; the protein is MVKISVLKVENPSCLWGAIWGLSGDVETSEHYKKLHFQMNLFYRDTTQDVCTLKPTSLEEGRVYVVYWAVKKSWFRAVVESIFVDSVSCQACCFLVDHGEKVVVPSEQIRLAMENFLQLPFWVQKFHLAGIKPTTLRVSLLEEKAELKPSARWDSSATLFLHKLLQASTLKEAVLLEPESDSTPIKLYVTVGDIKICVNDDLVAKRFAYYSTKSGDGLEEGDRLPVMLSYSILTQSVSPKPTAQTQPPPDQQSLVEAGGAADWLTAPSLLPQIVQHKLVKAGGEHRSVVTKQQLSPNSQSGSGSDAAESSSSDDADSSLAAALTKNHQLFRFLQFMKPGSSSELAAPQEAEVLPLMSEKPGAENLQSCQAESLVDEEASSSSTSVASAPAEETQRSEKDWACARLLELLNPQALNPDPDAQDAVVSPLDPCRSGILVHATFPAEPWISVNDPAIADTLCWVNKNTP